The nucleotide window AATCTAGAAGGAAAATAGAGCCCGCCTTGAAAAATCCCATCGCGGCCCAACTAAGTCCtagagttttgtttgcagttgtTGATTTCTCGGTGGAAAAGGCCAATTTATCACTGGAGACGACCAATTTCTCACCGGAGTACCTCATTGGCCACCTAATGCTTCGCCTAGCCCAAAGCGAGGCGTTTCGCCATCGCTCAGCGCTAAAGCGTACTTAAAAACGCTTTCTTGAACATTGTTATTTTAAGGCCTATCAATTTGTGATGAAAGGGTAATTGGGCACATGATGGTTTCCAGTGTGTTAGATTTCAGTCATCCTAATCATTTTCCAATCATAGTTCTGTTCGCCAAGTTGTTTTCGCATTTTAAAATTAAGGGAAAAGATAATTTTATCAAATTCTCTATGGCTCCTATTCATCAGATAAAAACTCATATCTATTATTATATTATAAAAACAAAAGGAAAATGAGCCACCACACTTCTTCCACATAGGCTACAATATCTAATCCTTTGATTATAAATTTTAACGGTCTATATTTAAAAGTTGGCGGTTTTCTCGTCTCGCTCCATTCCGATCGAGCGATTGCCATTTGGACGGATTGCGAAGCCTTCGGTCGAACCCTTGGGGGCTAACGGCGGCGACAACggccggcggggggggggggggggggggggggggggggggggcgaacgGCGATGACGACCGATAAAGGTGGGACCGGCGAGatgaaagagagagagagggagcagCGTAGACCGTTTGGTGGGCCCGTTAGCCATGCGTCCCATCATCCGAGAGGGCTGGCCATACGATGAGAGGAGATCGCACGGGTCGGCCGGTGCCCAGCCCCAAACCTTTTTCCTTTTTGAAAGTTTGATGCTGTAAAGTAGAAGGTTTTGGAGTTTGATGTCGTACCTTAGACTTTAGTGGTAATTCAGGGTTGCAATATAAAACCTCTCTTTAATTTTTATTGTGTTTGAGATGTTTTGTGTGAATTTCTATAATATTCCTAGACTAGATCTGAATATTTTTCCGGAAAAAAGAACATATACGTACTTCACAAGAAAAAGGAAGAGTCTAGTGCGCGAGACACGCTTTCGGTACATAGGTGTTCACACCATCTCACGACAGCGACCCAAAGAAACACGTTAAGAGCCGAACCCTTGTGCTCTCCAAACGCGTACCAGTTCATCGTCAGCATCCACCAGCCATAAATAATCAGGTGCGTTCTTCCAGTCAAGCTTTTTTCCCCTTCGGCGATTCCGCGGGCGCTCGAGGCTTCTCCGTTTCTCCGCCCCCTTTAAATCCACCCTGACTCGTCTCCTATCCGTCGCAGGTAGCACAGCAGCACGGATCCGCAGCGGCACCGGCGATGGCGGAGTTCTCGTGGCTCACGGCGCTAGGGTTCGCCTTCCTGACCTTCAACTCCGGCATGGCCGTGTACCGCTCCAACGGCGACGCGGGGTCCGTCGTCTTCGTCGCCGTCTCCTACCTCGACCTCGTCGCCCTCTTCGCCTGCCTGCGCCTCTACGAGCGCCTCGACCGCCACTCCCCGCGCCGGGAGCGGCTCAAGGCCGCCGTCTGGGCGCTCACCACGCTGCTCACCGTCATGTTCACCTACAAGGTCGCCGAGGTCATGCCGCTCGCCGTCAAGCTCCTCGTCTGGGCGATGGCCGCCGCCACCACCTGCGGCGGCTTCTACGTCTTCTTCGTGCACGACGACAAGCCGTACCAGCAGCTGCAGGACGCGTCGGCGGCCGCCGAGCGCGGGGACGTCGCCAACTAGTGGCTATATTAGACGGCGGCTGGGCGCTGGCCGCCGCGAGGTACGTGCTTCGGTGCTAACAGCGGCGTCGGGCGTTAGATCTAGGGCCAAACCACTAGGTTGTTATTGTGTCTTGGCTGTTTCGTTTCCCTTTTTTTGCCGATTTGCTGTCACTTGGTCTGCTTTGGCTTGCCGGCGTGCTCGGATTAGCAGATCTGGAATTTGGCCACCGGCAGAGGAGATCTGTTCAGTTTGATGACGTGCTTGTTGATCAAATTAATAATTGTGTGCTCTGTTGAGAAGTGAGTTTGTGTTAATTATGATTCCCGATTGGGCCATCAAATTGGGCGTGTGCCCGCCACGCGGCCCACGAGGAGGAAGAAACTGCGACAGCTTGAGGTAAGTTGAGTGGATTGCAATTGTGTAAGGGCTCTATTTGCATCAGGAGGAGGGTAGGGGAACGGATGCTGAGGGAGTAGACAAGAAACCAGAGAAATCCTTAGTGTGCAAAAGTGGATGATCTCTTGGTACAGAGGTGGTGTAGAAACTGCAGATAGTTTCCTTGAATTTGTGTGAAAATAGTGAATTGTCGTGACTAGCCAAAGTTGAGATGATATGAAGGCAGACGAACTGCAGGACAACATATGAGCGAAACAAGCAGAGGCATAAGTGAAGATTGCAGATACAATGGAAGTTCATCTGCACAATAAGGCACCAAGCTAGAATGTTGTACTTGTTAAGTTGTCTCATCTGATGCACCCATCAGTGGTTTGCAGTATGCCGACGGGAACTATAGATTGAATGTATGGCAACTTGAAATTCGATCAACAAATGGAAAAATATTCAACTGTATTTGAGGTATGAGACCAAGAGTCGAAATCATTTAACCATTGGTGGCCTCATCAGCTTGCAATTGTTTCCGCACTCTCAAAGATTTCAGCTGATTTATGTCCCTGCTTGTAAAGAGCGGCTGGGTTACTGTTAACCACCTGGATGAAGATCTTTTCATGGATCATTCAAGAAACTTGGAGAAGTGCAGAGATCCTTCATACCTTCCTCTTATCAAGAAAATATAACTAAGACAATAAATGGATAATTGTTCAACTGGATTTGAGATACGAGATCAAGGGTCAAAATCATTCAACCATTGGTGGCCTCATCAGTGTGCAATTGTTTTTGTACTCTCTTAAAGATTTCAGATGATTTATGTCCCTGCTTGTGAAGAGCAGCTGGTTTACTCTGAACTTGATGCAAAAGTATGGATGCTGGGAATCATGAAGGAGATCATTTCATGGATTCAAGAAAATTCGCAAAGTGCAGAGATCCTTCGTATACCTTCAACAGAATATGACTAGACAAGGTTGCGTGCAGAGACTGGAGAGCCAGAATAATAATGAGTAGGGAAGTTGTTCAAGTCAGAAGAACAATGTGGAGAGAACTAGTTCATGTTTGCTGTTTCGGTTTACCAGCATACAGATGAACTGTTCGTAATGAAAATATAACCACAGACTAAGACAGCTCATTGATAACTATGTGTAGTGGGAGCTAGGAAAGGGCCATTGGAATACATTATCAGCAGTAATGGATGACACATACGAGGGGATAAATACAAGAAAATTACAAAGCAGCGGATGTTCAAAGAGAACCAAATATACTACAGCTATGACAATGCTGATGCCAATGCCAATTCCGATGCTAATTCTTTGTCACATTATCCGGCAAGCCGACAGCAAGGTGAGTTACAAGGGAAGAGAAAAGGCCAAGATATAATAACGCCTAGTTGCCCAAAATCTAATTTGCCGTCGCTGTTGCCTGACGTATGTGCTGTGCTGTAGCGAGTGCCCAGCCTGCCCTATTACGCGTTTAAGTTGAATAAATTCCACCATCTACCAGCTATAAGTTATATCATTTCTATAAACTGTATTATGTCTATCTATGATTATATCGTATGTCGTTCATGTCGGTCGAGCTCTGACTAGTTCTCGAAGCGTTCATGATGGTCAGGTTATGTATTGTACACTACTGGCGCCAACTCTACCATCATTTGCTCCTCGTTGTAATACTCATGGTCTGTATTCAGTACGTTCTTCTGTATAATGCTTGCTTCTTTGCTGTCTAATGCATTATCCTGGAGATGCTCGCTATCCCGTTCATCTGTTTCTCGTCAACTCTCTTATGTGTGGCATCAGACTTATAGCCGCCAGCTATGTGCATAGCCTGTCAACAAAGGCAGCAGCAACACCAGTTCACCCGGCTGCGTGCAGCGGCCCAATGCTGAAAGGTAACAACAGTCTTCAAGTTTTATAAGTTTTCTTTGTGTAAGACGCAGGATCGATGGAGCTGCTAAGCAACACCTTCCTTGCAGGGTTGTGCTAGTAGAATTTGGCAAACTGAGGACCATGATTTGCTGGTAGATGCTTTCTCTTCTCTTGCCCAACCTGACACCGTACTACGTACATAAATTTAACAGTTCCCTGTCACGTTGTTCCTCAATCGTGTGACTTAACGAAATGACCAACAATAAATTGTATTTTTCAGCAACTAGTAAGCTTGCACCTCAATCGTGTGACTTAACGAAATGACCAACAATAAATTGTATTTTAAAGCAACTAGTAAGCTTGCATGTGCAAATGCACGTCTCAATTATCATAAATTAATTATGGTGATATTTATCATATCTATCCACACGGTGGATATATCTAGATCAGAATGGATTCTTTTGTACAATGGCGCAAACATTGTTAAGATTGTATATGTGTATTTTGCTAAAGATCATAAGTACATGGGAAATCGTTGCGAAATGCTATGTAGCACCCGAAAATGAAAAATGTATCTAGCATGTTGCAATATGATAAATATCACCATATATATAGAAAAATATTATGAAATGTTCTGTAGCACGGATACATAGTGAACTAACTCGATACATAGTCAAAATAAAAAAGAAGTCGTCATGATTCATGAATAAAGTCTGAATAAACAAAAGTCGTCATGATTCATGAATAAAGTCTGAATAAACAAAGGAACTACAAACTATGCGAACAAATCTAGCTGCTTTGCATAAGATCTTGCAACATCTAGAATGGACAATAATATAAACCTGAAATCATAACGTGTAGAATCTAAATAACAAAGAAGTAGAAGTATTACGAGAGAGAAAAACCAGTCTTTGGTACTATAGACATAGCCAGCCATTAGCATGAGGTCATTGTTTTGGAGCTCTGCTAGCCAACAAAAAAAATTGTAATACAAGTTAATCTTCACACGCCGATATCATTAGTAATGTGCCCAGGGAACTTATCACCAAATTGATGAGTGGCAATATTTGCACAGTTCATCCAATTTTATCATCAAATGCGTGATTGGAAAACTCACATTCTGCTGCAAGataatttggttgagcatatGTGTGCTCATATTGGCAACCAACAGTGTATCGTTTTTAAAATGTATCTGACAATTTAATTTTTATTTGGCTTGCAAATTATGATATATTTTTTTGCCTTATGAACTATGCTATATTCGTTTGCTTGTGAAACTATGTAAAATGTGTGTATTTTGTTTGAAAAACAACAGCAAACCGGCCGCGCAGGCGAAAATGGGTATGCGTGTCCGACGCACTGCTGATCAAACCAAAAACAAGGCGGACGGCGAGCAGACGACCGACTCAAACGAATAGAAACAGAGAAAGGGTCTGCGTGCTGGACGCACTGCCGACCAAACAAAAACATAATGGACAAGGAGCAGACGGCCAACCCAAACGGATAATTTGGGTCCAGATGCTCTAACTTCTTCGTAAATCGTAAAGCATAGTCTATGTATTCTTTTCACTTTACTTGGCAATTACATCACTCTGTTAGGAAATAAAAACTAGACGCTTTACTGTTCACCAAGGGTGTGGTTGTGGCGAATCAatctgtggttggatggttagagagACTGTGATATTCTCAGCTCACCAGGGTTTAAATCATGATGCTCGCATTTATTtttggatttatttcaggatttccgacGATGCTCATTCAATGGGAGGAGATGTttccgtcgacgacgaggtgcctatggtgactttgtaaatttcaagatgatatgaCGGCTCAGTCTTTCGAAGGTGCTCATAAGAGTAGGGTGTACGTGTGTGTGTTCATATGGGTGaatgtatgcgcgtgtatatgagagCTTGCATCTGTACTATGTTAAAAAAACCGTGGATGTGCATTTGCCTCCACCCGGCTGTGGGATGGACGGACAGAGATCAGGTGATGTCACCGTGTGCCTTGCGGTCggaattcaaatttaaacattacgaaaaaatctgaaaaaatcATGCATGTTCACAACACATATTAAGATAACCCctaaaaaattcagatcaaaattCAAAACATACATCGAGAGACAAAAAAGAGAAACTCAGATGTGAATAGTCTACAGAGAACCATTCGCGAACTATGCATGACAGATTTCTTCTCTTTTTTGTCTCTCAATGTATGTTATGaattttgatctgaattttttaaGGGTTATCTTAATATGTAATGTGAACATGTAtaatttttttcagattttttcaCAATGTTTCAATTTAAATTCCAGCCGAAGGCACACGGTGACATGCAAAACGTACATGTCACCTGATCTCTGTCGGAGGTGGACGGAGTTGAGCGCCCTCGCGCACCTCCCCTCGTCGATTCTCTCGACATTTCTCTTCTGATGTTTGTTTCTCTGCGTTCGTCTTCTTCCTGCCGTCCCAAATCTTGTCCCGAGCTGCGGATTCACTGCTTGTATTTGTTCATTTCCGTTGCTGCAGCCTCCCTGCACACAACCTGTTCGACGAAACGCCTCTGAGCTCTGACCCCATGGCGGAGGCATCGGACGACGGGAGCATGGGAGACAGGATCAGTCATCAGCGCCCTCCCGGACGGGGCCCTCGTCCGTGTCCTATCCCACCTGCGCTCACGCGATGCTGTGCAGACATGCGTGCTGTCACGGCGCTGGCGATACCTCTGGCGGTCGGTGTCCTGCATCGACGTGTCTTTCGAGGAATTTGAGGACAGGGCCGCTGCAAACAACTTGGAGCGCGAGGAGATGTTCAAGATGTTTGTGAACCATTTGCTGATTCTCCGTGAACCCGTAGACCTGAAGGAGTTCCGGCTGGAGTACAGCTTGGAGTTCGGGGTCGGCACCCGCAGTGCCAACTCTGATGATGCCAACCTATGGATCTTCCATGCATTACAGGACAAGGCTCGGACTGTCAAGATAGGCAATCACAGCGACCTCTGCAGCTTCTTCCCTCGGTATTCACTTCAACGTACTTGAAAATGTTGGAAACGAAAGTTTGACAATGCTTCACGATGTATTGATCGATGCAAAGCGCACGTATATATGCAGTACAAGGTGGACCATAACCTCAACTATATAATGACTAGGAGGTGGGCCAGGCTGTACAAAATACATGCACAAAACCATATATTCAACACCCCCGGCAGTCGAAGCGTCGCTGGAGACGCAAAGACTGGACCTGAATTCCTCGAAGACAAAAGTAGGAAGTCCTTTTGTCATGACGTTGGCGAACTGCTGCGCCATC belongs to Triticum urartu cultivar G1812 chromosome 7, Tu2.1, whole genome shotgun sequence and includes:
- the LOC125522686 gene encoding uncharacterized protein LOC125522686, with the translated sequence MAEFSWLTALGFAFLTFNSGMAVYRSNGDAGSVVFVAVSYLDLVALFACLRLYERLDRHSPRRERLKAAVWALTTLLTVMFTYKVAEVMPLAVKLLVWAMAAATTCGGFYVFFVHDDKPYQQLQDASAAAERGDVAN